A part of Streptomyces sp. NBC_01451 genomic DNA contains:
- a CDS encoding roadblock/LC7 domain-containing protein, producing the protein MSQAAQNLNWLITNFVDNTPGVSHTVVVSADGLLLAMSEGFPRDRADQLAAVASGLTSLTAGASRIFEGGTVAQTVVEMERGFLFLMSVSDGSSLAVLSHPECDIGLVGYEMALLVDRAGAVLTPDLRAELQGSLLH; encoded by the coding sequence ATGAGCCAGGCGGCGCAGAACCTCAACTGGTTGATAACCAACTTCGTGGACAACACCCCCGGTGTGTCCCACACCGTCGTCGTGTCGGCCGACGGACTCCTTCTGGCGATGTCGGAGGGCTTCCCCCGGGACCGCGCCGACCAGCTGGCAGCGGTCGCCTCCGGGCTCACCTCGCTCACCGCGGGTGCCTCGCGCATCTTCGAGGGCGGCACGGTGGCCCAGACGGTCGTCGAGATGGAGCGGGGATTCCTCTTCCTCATGTCCGTCTCGGACGGGTCGTCGTTGGCGGTTCTCTCCCACCCCGAGTGCGACATCGGCCTTGTCGGCTACGAGATGGCGCTTCTGGTCGACCGGGCGGGCGCAGTGCTCACCCCCGACCTGCGTGCCGAACTACAGGGCAGTCTGCTCCACTGA
- a CDS encoding DUF742 domain-containing protein — protein sequence MTPPTASHDPYAHTYEDEGDQPLVRPYAMTGGRTRPRYQLAIEALISTTADPAQLMGLLPEHQRICHLCREVKSVAEVSALLAMPLGVARILVADLAEAGLVAIHQPGGDENNGGAPAVTLLERVLSGLRKL from the coding sequence ATGACCCCGCCCACCGCCTCTCATGATCCGTACGCTCATACGTACGAGGATGAGGGCGACCAGCCGCTGGTAAGGCCGTACGCCATGACCGGCGGCCGGACCCGGCCGCGCTACCAGCTCGCCATCGAGGCGTTGATCAGCACGACGGCCGACCCGGCCCAGCTGATGGGTCTGCTGCCCGAACACCAGCGCATCTGCCACCTCTGCCGTGAGGTCAAGTCGGTGGCCGAGGTGTCGGCGCTCCTCGCCATGCCCCTCGGTGTGGCCCGCATCCTCGTCGCGGACCTCGCCGAGGCCGGACTGGTCGCCATCCACCAGCCGGGCGGCGACGAGAACAACGGCGGTGCACCAGCGGTGACACTGCTCGAAAGGGTGCTCAGTGGACTTCGCAAGCTCTGA
- a CDS encoding GTP-binding protein produces the protein MDFASSDGGRATTSAKIVVAGGFGVGKTTFVGAVSEINPLRTEAVMTSASAGIDDLTHTGDKTTTTVAMDFGRITLDQDLILYLFGTPGQDRFWFMWDDLVRGAIGAVVLVDTRRLADCFPAVDYFENSGLPFVIALNGFDGHQPYNPEEVREALQIGPDAPIITTDARHRSDAKSALITLVEHALMARLR, from the coding sequence GTGGACTTCGCAAGCTCTGACGGGGGCCGGGCCACCACCTCCGCGAAGATCGTGGTCGCGGGCGGGTTCGGCGTGGGCAAGACCACGTTCGTGGGCGCCGTCTCGGAGATCAACCCGCTGCGTACCGAGGCCGTCATGACGTCGGCCTCCGCGGGTATCGACGACCTCACCCACACCGGGGACAAGACCACCACCACGGTGGCCATGGACTTCGGCCGTATCACCCTGGACCAGGACCTGATCCTGTACCTCTTCGGTACGCCGGGTCAGGACCGTTTCTGGTTCATGTGGGACGACCTGGTGCGCGGCGCGATCGGCGCCGTGGTCCTGGTCGACACCCGCCGGCTCGCGGACTGTTTTCCCGCGGTCGACTACTTCGAGAACAGCGGCCTGCCCTTCGTCATCGCCCTCAACGGCTTCGACGGGCACCAGCCGTACAACCCCGAAGAGGTGCGCGAGGCGCTCCAGATCGGCCCGGACGCCCCGATCATCACGACGGACGCCCGGCACCGCTCGGACGCGAAGAGTGCGCTGATCACCCTGGTCGAGCATGCGCTCATGGCGCGCCTGCGGTAG
- a CDS encoding sensor histidine kinase: protein MRRSKNGPEPSARGNFTPPPRGAAPAPVPGSEPMAPPAPSGSRFSPRNWRVPTRLNAILLIPVVVGLIMGGFQVKSSIDTWQQAEDAEKTARLVQAALVYGDALFQERDITAAPLLQGKGEDDETVVKARAVTDKAADAFDAAAQNIPERASLERRLELFREVEPQLQTVRAAAYTSKLTGVQSEESYTAITHTLMEFSNELGLGTGNKTYSTSYGRVVYALSLTKAALSLERAIGMHLLIKPGPTPESFQSQRIALSSYAYLERIAIAEYIGGGTSADAKKLQDASAQVTAQGKEMAEQAAQAAAAKGETYVAPPSDPSKMIGALAALPTTDASDRANLAASGITPQNWWAVNTLKYNMYLKLESDLSQNAVDEAATISDDAKRDAFIVGAAVVVALLAAFILAGMVARQMSRAMRQLRNAAFGIAEQRLPMLVDQLSRTDPGRVDTRVAAIPINTTDEIGEVARAFDQVHREAVRLAAEQALLRGNINAIFTNLSRRNQSLIEGQLTLITDLENNEADPDQLENLFRLDHLATRMRRNGENLLVLAGEEPGRRWDQPVPLVDVLRAASSEVEQYERVELSGVPEAEIHGRAVTDLVHLLAELLENATTFSSPQTKVRVTATRLPDGRIMVEIHDKGIGLTAEDFADINHKLANPPTVDAAISQRMGLFVVGRLSDRHGIRVQLRPSGEQAGTTSLVMLPDAITHGGGGEQQMQRDEFTVSQIIPEQQQQQYIGENFQASQMQPMRTAAELGFDDSRYTEVPDDIRELDPVGRSLMREERRAQLEAQAHPESGQQEANEAPAYGDDFSAPNGRPPALEEPFAGYDQQTAYEERQQPSYEEPYFNGNGNGSNGFQQTDDFTSAGSEYPATNGGYPEPAYTEPVQEEAAPAHASAPENFSAFEERRFQDDWPQPDGYQNGHSSEYAPEAESVQAADVSERNHVGFERPGPAPSAAHALTDAGLPRRGSTTSGNGTSNGTSRQHVGQETPVPVPVPAEQNGNANGNGTGPDDWRSANDERWQQAAQLRKPKAGGVTSSGLPRRVPKANLIEGAAEATLQGGPSVSRAPEDIRGRLSNLRRGVQRGRTAGSETNGQATRNHHGGPDSTYNQER, encoded by the coding sequence GTGAGGCGAAGCAAGAACGGTCCCGAGCCGTCGGCACGGGGCAACTTCACCCCGCCGCCGCGCGGAGCGGCGCCCGCCCCTGTGCCCGGCTCGGAGCCGATGGCGCCACCCGCTCCGAGCGGCAGCCGGTTCTCCCCGCGCAACTGGCGCGTGCCGACCAGGCTGAACGCGATCCTGCTCATACCGGTGGTGGTCGGCCTGATAATGGGCGGCTTCCAGGTGAAGAGCTCGATCGACACCTGGCAGCAGGCCGAGGACGCCGAGAAGACCGCGCGCCTGGTGCAGGCCGCCCTGGTCTACGGCGACGCCCTCTTCCAGGAGCGCGACATCACCGCGGCACCCCTGCTCCAGGGCAAGGGCGAGGACGACGAGACGGTCGTCAAGGCCCGCGCGGTCACCGACAAGGCCGCTGACGCCTTCGACGCCGCCGCCCAGAACATTCCGGAGCGGGCGAGCCTGGAGCGCCGTCTGGAGCTGTTCCGCGAGGTCGAGCCCCAGCTGCAGACCGTCCGTGCGGCGGCCTACACCTCCAAGCTCACCGGTGTGCAGTCCGAGGAGAGCTACACCGCCATCACGCACACCCTGATGGAGTTCTCCAACGAGCTGGGCCTGGGCACGGGCAACAAGACGTACTCGACCTCCTACGGACGTGTCGTCTACGCCCTCTCGCTGACCAAGGCCGCGCTGTCGCTGGAGCGTGCCATCGGCATGCACCTGCTGATCAAGCCCGGCCCCACCCCGGAGAGCTTCCAGAGCCAGCGCATCGCGCTCTCCTCGTACGCGTACCTGGAGCGGATCGCCATCGCCGAGTACATCGGCGGCGGTACCTCTGCGGACGCCAAGAAGCTGCAGGACGCGAGCGCCCAGGTCACGGCCCAGGGCAAGGAGATGGCCGAGCAGGCCGCACAGGCCGCCGCGGCCAAGGGCGAGACGTATGTCGCCCCGCCGTCCGACCCCAGCAAGATGATCGGGGCCCTCGCCGCGCTCCCCACCACCGACGCCAGTGACCGCGCCAACCTCGCAGCGAGCGGCATCACGCCGCAGAACTGGTGGGCGGTCAACACGCTCAAATACAACATGTATCTGAAGCTGGAGTCGGACCTCTCGCAGAACGCGGTGGACGAGGCAGCGACCATCTCCGACGACGCCAAGCGTGACGCGTTCATCGTGGGTGCGGCCGTCGTGGTCGCCCTGCTCGCCGCGTTCATCCTGGCCGGCATGGTGGCCCGCCAGATGAGCCGCGCGATGCGCCAGCTGCGCAACGCCGCCTTCGGTATCGCCGAGCAGCGGCTGCCGATGCTGGTCGACCAGCTCTCGCGCACCGACCCCGGACGCGTCGACACCCGTGTCGCCGCCATCCCCATCAACACCACGGACGAGATCGGCGAGGTCGCCCGCGCCTTCGACCAGGTCCACCGCGAGGCGGTCCGACTGGCCGCCGAGCAGGCCCTGCTGCGGGGCAACATCAACGCGATCTTCACCAACCTGTCGCGCCGCAACCAGTCCCTGATCGAGGGCCAGCTGACCCTGATCACCGACCTGGAGAACAACGAGGCCGACCCGGACCAGCTGGAGAACCTCTTCCGTCTGGACCACCTCGCGACCCGTATGCGCCGCAACGGCGAGAACCTCCTCGTTCTCGCCGGCGAGGAGCCGGGCCGCCGCTGGGACCAGCCGGTCCCGCTGGTCGACGTCCTGCGCGCCGCCTCCTCCGAGGTGGAGCAGTACGAGCGTGTCGAGCTGTCGGGCGTTCCGGAGGCCGAGATCCACGGCCGCGCGGTCACCGACCTCGTGCACCTGCTCGCCGAGCTCCTGGAGAACGCCACCACGTTCTCGTCCCCGCAGACCAAGGTCCGCGTCACCGCGACCCGTCTCCCCGACGGCCGCATCATGGTCGAGATCCACGACAAGGGCATCGGCCTCACCGCCGAGGACTTCGCGGACATCAACCACAAGCTGGCCAACCCGCCGACCGTGGACGCCGCGATCTCCCAGCGCATGGGCCTGTTCGTGGTCGGCCGGCTGTCCGACCGGCACGGCATCCGCGTCCAGCTCCGCCCCTCGGGCGAGCAGGCCGGTACGACCTCGCTGGTCATGCTCCCGGACGCCATCACCCACGGTGGCGGTGGCGAACAGCAGATGCAGCGCGACGAGTTCACCGTCTCGCAGATCATTCCCGAGCAGCAGCAACAGCAGTACATCGGCGAGAACTTCCAGGCATCCCAGATGCAGCCGATGCGTACGGCGGCCGAGCTCGGCTTCGACGACAGCCGCTACACCGAGGTCCCGGACGACATCCGCGAGCTGGACCCGGTGGGCCGCTCCCTGATGCGTGAGGAGCGCCGGGCGCAGCTGGAGGCCCAGGCGCACCCCGAGTCCGGCCAGCAGGAGGCCAACGAGGCTCCCGCGTACGGCGACGACTTCAGCGCGCCGAACGGCCGGCCGCCGGCCCTGGAGGAGCCCTTCGCGGGCTACGACCAGCAGACGGCGTACGAGGAGCGGCAGCAGCCGTCGTACGAGGAGCCGTACTTCAACGGGAACGGCAACGGGAGCAACGGCTTCCAGCAGACGGACGACTTCACGTCGGCCGGCAGCGAGTACCCGGCGACGAACGGCGGCTACCCGGAGCCCGCGTACACGGAACCCGTCCAGGAGGAGGCCGCCCCGGCCCACGCCTCCGCCCCGGAGAACTTCTCGGCCTTCGAGGAGCGGCGGTTCCAGGATGACTGGCCGCAGCCGGACGGTTACCAGAACGGGCACAGCTCCGAGTACGCTCCCGAAGCGGAATCCGTGCAGGCCGCTGACGTGAGTGAGCGGAATCACGTAGGCTTCGAGCGTCCGGGACCGGCGCCCTCCGCCGCCCACGCGCTGACCGATGCCGGGCTCCCCCGCCGTGGATCCACCACGAGCGGCAACGGCACCAGCAACGGCACCTCCCGGCAGCACGTGGGCCAGGAGACACCGGTCCCCGTCCCCGTCCCCGCGGAGCAGAACGGCAACGCGAACGGGAACGGAACCGGTCCCGACGACTGGCGCTCGGCCAACGACGAGCGCTGGCAGCAGGCCGCACAGCTCCGCAAGCCCAAGGCGGGCGGGGTGACCTCCTCCGGCCTGCCGCGCCGGGTACCGAAGGCCAACCTGATCGAGGGTGCCGCGGAAGCGACTCTCCAGGGCGGTCCGTCGGTCTCCCGCGCCCCCGAGGACATCCGGGGCAGGTTGAGCAACCTGCGCCGGGGCGTCCAGCGGGGACGCACCGCAGGTAGTGAGACGAACGGCCAGGCCACCAGGAATCACCACGGTGGGCCTGACAGCACCTACAACCAGGAGCGTTAG
- a CDS encoding roadblock/LC7 domain-containing protein — MSQAAQNLNWLITNFVDNTPGVSHTVVVSADGLLLAMSEGFPRDRADQLAAVASGLTSLTAGASRIFEGGSVNQTVVEMERGFLFLMSVSDGSSLAVLAHPEADIGLIGYEMALLVDRAGTVLTPDLRAELQGSILN; from the coding sequence ATGAGCCAGGCGGCGCAGAACCTGAACTGGTTGATCACCAACTTCGTGGACAACACCCCTGGGGTGTCGCACACGGTGGTGGTCTCCGCCGACGGACTCCTTCTGGCGATGTCCGAAGGCTTTCCGCGAGACCGTGCGGACCAGCTCGCCGCTGTCGCCTCCGGTCTGACCTCCCTCACCGCGGGTGCCTCGCGCATCTTCGAGGGCGGGAGCGTGAACCAGACAGTGGTGGAGATGGAGCGGGGATTCCTCTTCCTCATGTCCGTTTCCGACGGTTCCTCCCTCGCGGTGCTTGCACATCCGGAGGCCGATATCGGTCTCATTGGGTACGAGATGGCGCTTCTGGTCGACCGTGCCGGTACGGTCCTGACACCCGATCTGCGTGCGGAGCTCCAAGGGAGCATTCTCAACTAA
- a CDS encoding DUF742 domain-containing protein: MATPPGGSPSGNWSYGPGQGQGQGDQNRYNFPSAPSHRRQQPYAPQNPQGPGPSPYDQPAAPRIQPVQPQRRSSEPSPAGGASNPLVRPYAMTGGRTRPRYQLAIEALVHTTAQPHQMQGQLPEHQRICNLCREIKSVAEISALLTIPLGVARILVADLAEAGLVAIHQPGGDESAGGQPDVTLLERVLSGLRKL; the protein is encoded by the coding sequence GTGGCAACACCCCCAGGCGGTTCGCCCTCGGGCAATTGGTCGTACGGCCCTGGCCAGGGTCAGGGCCAGGGTGACCAGAACCGGTACAACTTCCCCTCCGCACCGAGTCACCGCCGGCAGCAGCCGTACGCGCCCCAGAACCCGCAGGGTCCCGGGCCCTCGCCGTACGACCAGCCGGCGGCGCCGCGCATCCAGCCCGTGCAGCCGCAGCGCCGCTCCTCGGAGCCGTCGCCCGCCGGGGGCGCAAGCAATCCCCTGGTGCGTCCGTACGCCATGACCGGCGGCCGGACCCGCCCCCGTTACCAGCTCGCCATCGAGGCGCTGGTGCACACCACTGCGCAGCCGCACCAGATGCAGGGCCAGTTGCCCGAGCATCAGCGCATCTGCAACCTCTGCCGAGAGATCAAGTCGGTGGCCGAAATCTCGGCGTTGCTGACCATCCCCCTCGGCGTGGCCAGGATCCTCGTCGCCGACTTGGCGGAGGCAGGCCTGGTCGCCATCCATCAGCCCGGCGGCGACGAAAGCGCCGGCGGGCAGCCAGACGTGACTTTGCTCGAAAGGGTGCTCAGTGGACTTCGCAAGCTCTAG
- a CDS encoding GTP-binding protein: protein MDFASSSGGPSRSTTSAKIVVAGGFGVGKTTFVGAVSEINPLRTEAVMTSASAGIDDLTHTGDKTTTTVAMDFGRITLDQDLILYLFGTPGQDRFWFMWDDLVRGAIGAIVLVDTRRLADCFPAVDYFENSGLPFVIALNGFDGSQPYNPDEVREALQIGPDTPIITTDARHRADAKSALITLVEHALMARLR from the coding sequence GTGGACTTCGCAAGCTCTAGCGGAGGGCCTTCCCGCTCCACCACGTCCGCGAAAATCGTGGTGGCGGGCGGCTTCGGCGTGGGCAAGACCACGTTCGTCGGGGCCGTCTCGGAGATCAATCCGCTGCGTACCGAGGCCGTCATGACGTCCGCGTCCGCGGGCATCGACGACCTGACGCACACCGGGGACAAGACCACCACCACGGTGGCCATGGACTTCGGCCGTATCACCCTGGACCAGGACCTGATCCTGTACCTCTTCGGTACGCCCGGCCAGGACCGCTTCTGGTTCATGTGGGACGACCTGGTGCGCGGTGCGATCGGCGCGATCGTCCTGGTCGACACCCGTCGGCTGGCGGACTGCTTCCCGGCGGTCGACTACTTCGAGAACAGCGGCCTGCCCTTCGTCATCGCCCTCAACGGCTTCGACGGAAGTCAGCCGTACAACCCCGACGAGGTGCGCGAGGCGCTCCAGATCGGGCCGGACACTCCGATCATCACGACGGACGCCCGTCATCGTGCGGACGCCAAGAGCGCGCTCATCACCCTTGTGGAGCACGCGCTGATGGCTCGCCTGCGGTAG
- a CDS encoding acyl-CoA carboxylase subunit epsilon, with product MNTSDIRVEKGHAGPEEVAAITAILLARAAAAPAAAPAHRGRPKAGWRRLEREGGFRAPHSWH from the coding sequence ATGAACACTTCTGACATTCGCGTCGAGAAGGGCCACGCCGGGCCCGAGGAAGTCGCCGCCATCACGGCCATCCTGCTGGCCCGTGCGGCGGCGGCACCGGCGGCGGCCCCGGCCCACCGCGGACGCCCGAAGGCCGGCTGGCGCCGCCTGGAGCGCGAGGGCGGCTTCCGCGCCCCGCACAGCTGGCACTGA
- a CDS encoding acyl-CoA carboxylase subunit beta: MTVLDEAQGESTGEPTGEPTDARGRVAELHQIRAQALAGPSEKATEAQHAKGKLTARERIELLLDPDSFNEVEQLRRHRATGFGLEAKKPFTDGVITGWGTVEGRTVFVYAHDFRIFGGALGEAHATKIHKIMDMAIAAGAPLVSLNDGAGARIQEGVSALAGYGGIFQRNTKASGVIPQISVMLGPCAGGAAYSPALTDFVFMVRETSQMFITGPDVVKAVTGEEITQNGLGGADVHAETSGVAHFAYDDEETCIAEVRYLLAMLPQNNRENPPRVDSEDPADRRGDVLLDLVPADGNRPYDMTKVIEELVDDGDYLEIHERWARNIICALGRLGGQVVGIVANQPQSLAGVLDIEASEKAARFVQMCDAFNIPIVTLLDVPGFLPGVDQEHGGIIRHGAKLLYAYCNATVPRISLILRKAYGGAYIVMDSQSIGADLTYAWPTNEIAVMGAEGAANVIFRRQIADAEDSEAMRARMVKEYKSELMHPYYAAERGLVDDVIDPAETRSVLIRSLAMLQTKHADLPSRKHGNPPQ, translated from the coding sequence ATGACCGTTTTGGATGAGGCGCAGGGTGAGTCCACGGGCGAGCCGACGGGGGAGCCGACGGACGCACGCGGGCGCGTGGCCGAGCTGCACCAGATCCGTGCGCAGGCTCTGGCCGGCCCCAGTGAGAAGGCGACCGAGGCGCAGCATGCCAAGGGCAAGCTGACCGCCCGGGAGCGCATCGAGCTGCTCCTCGACCCGGACTCCTTCAACGAGGTCGAGCAGCTGCGCCGGCACCGCGCGACCGGTTTCGGCCTGGAGGCCAAGAAGCCGTTCACCGACGGTGTCATCACCGGCTGGGGCACGGTGGAGGGCCGTACGGTCTTCGTCTACGCCCATGACTTCCGCATCTTCGGCGGCGCGCTGGGCGAGGCCCACGCCACGAAGATCCACAAGATCATGGACATGGCCATCGCGGCCGGGGCCCCGCTGGTGTCGCTCAACGACGGCGCCGGCGCCCGTATCCAGGAGGGCGTCTCGGCCCTGGCCGGGTACGGCGGCATCTTCCAGCGCAACACCAAGGCCTCCGGCGTCATCCCGCAGATCAGCGTGATGCTCGGCCCGTGCGCCGGCGGCGCGGCCTACTCGCCCGCCCTCACCGACTTCGTCTTCATGGTCCGCGAGACCTCACAGATGTTCATCACCGGCCCGGACGTCGTCAAGGCGGTCACCGGTGAGGAGATCACCCAGAACGGCCTCGGCGGCGCCGACGTGCACGCCGAGACCAGCGGCGTCGCGCACTTCGCGTACGACGACGAGGAGACCTGCATCGCCGAGGTCCGCTACCTCCTCGCGATGCTGCCGCAGAACAACCGGGAGAACCCGCCGCGGGTCGATTCCGAGGACCCCGCCGACCGGCGCGGTGACGTCCTGCTGGACCTCGTCCCGGCCGACGGCAACCGGCCGTACGACATGACCAAGGTCATCGAGGAGCTCGTCGACGACGGCGACTACCTGGAGATCCACGAGCGCTGGGCCCGCAACATCATCTGCGCGCTCGGCCGGCTCGGCGGCCAGGTCGTCGGCATCGTCGCCAACCAGCCGCAGAGCCTCGCCGGGGTCCTGGACATCGAGGCATCGGAAAAAGCTGCGCGCTTTGTCCAGATGTGTGACGCTTTCAACATCCCGATCGTCACGCTGCTGGATGTCCCCGGCTTCCTGCCGGGCGTCGACCAGGAGCACGGCGGGATCATCCGGCACGGCGCGAAGCTGCTCTACGCCTACTGCAACGCGACCGTTCCGAGGATCTCGCTGATCCTGCGCAAGGCGTACGGAGGCGCGTACATCGTCATGGACAGCCAGTCCATCGGCGCCGACCTCACCTACGCCTGGCCGACGAACGAGATCGCCGTGATGGGCGCGGAAGGTGCCGCCAACGTCATCTTCCGCCGTCAGATCGCGGACGCCGAGGACTCCGAGGCGATGAGGGCTCGGATGGTCAAGGAGTACAAGTCCGAGCTGATGCACCCCTACTACGCCGCCGAGCGCGGTCTGGTCGACGACGTCATCGACCCGGCCGAGACGCGTTCGGTGCTCATCAGGTCGCTCGCGATGCTGCAGACCAAGCACGCCGACCTGCCTTCGCGAAAGCACGGCAACCCCCCTCAGTGA
- a CDS encoding YceI family protein: MSIFGRKTTADSDAATSSVATAVAPELAALTGDYTIDPSHTTIGFVARHAMVTNVKGSFQEFEGTLHLDGTDPANSTASLDITMNSIETGSADRDGHLKSADFFRTDEFPTMTFRSTKAESLGGSDYRITGDLEILGTTKPISIDLEFNGAAKDPFGNERVGFEGKAEILRSAWGLTWNAALETGGVLVSDKIKLNFDISAIRNA, encoded by the coding sequence ATGAGCATCTTCGGCCGCAAGACCACCGCCGACAGCGACGCCGCCACCTCGTCCGTGGCGACCGCGGTGGCCCCCGAGCTCGCCGCGCTGACCGGCGACTACACGATCGACCCGTCCCACACGACCATCGGTTTCGTCGCCCGCCACGCCATGGTGACGAACGTCAAGGGCAGCTTCCAGGAGTTCGAGGGCACCCTGCACCTCGACGGCACCGACCCCGCCAACTCGACAGCGTCCCTCGACATCACGATGAACAGCATCGAGACGGGCTCCGCCGACCGTGACGGCCACCTGAAGAGCGCGGACTTCTTCCGCACCGACGAGTTCCCGACGATGACGTTCCGCTCCACCAAGGCGGAGTCCCTGGGCGGCTCCGACTACCGCATCACCGGCGACCTGGAGATCCTGGGCACCACCAAGCCGATCTCCATCGACCTGGAGTTCAACGGCGCGGCGAAGGACCCGTTCGGCAACGAGCGCGTGGGCTTCGAGGGCAAGGCGGAGATCCTGCGCTCGGCGTGGGGCCTGACCTGGAACGCGGCGCTGGAGACGGGTGGCGTGCTGGTGTCCGACAAGATCAAGCTGAACTTCGACATCTCGGCCATCAGGAACGCGTGA
- a CDS encoding YdeI/OmpD-associated family protein: MTTPPDSAPGRPTDALGGVPVMSFADAPALDAWLTAHRAPGAVGLWVKVAKKGSEPASVTAGEVNDMALCHGWITGQRKGLDASHFLQKITPRRRGSVWSMVNVRRVPELAAAGLMRPGGFAEVDAAKADGRWEAAYESQRNASVPDDLVAALERDPRAGAAFGALGRTDRYRVVLPLLKARTPDVRAARLAAAVAALAGGSPSPAS; the protein is encoded by the coding sequence ATGACCACCCCACCCGACAGTGCCCCCGGCCGGCCCACCGACGCCCTCGGCGGTGTGCCGGTCATGTCCTTCGCCGACGCGCCCGCCCTCGACGCCTGGCTGACCGCCCACCGGGCCCCCGGCGCCGTCGGCCTCTGGGTGAAGGTCGCGAAAAAGGGCTCGGAGCCGGCCTCCGTCACCGCCGGAGAGGTCAACGACATGGCCCTCTGCCATGGGTGGATCACCGGGCAGCGCAAGGGCCTCGACGCCTCGCACTTCCTGCAGAAGATCACCCCGCGTCGGCGGGGCAGCGTGTGGTCGATGGTCAACGTGCGGCGGGTGCCGGAGCTGGCGGCGGCCGGGCTGATGCGGCCCGGGGGCTTCGCGGAGGTCGACGCCGCGAAGGCGGACGGGCGTTGGGAGGCGGCGTACGAGTCCCAGCGCAACGCCTCCGTCCCGGACGACCTCGTCGCCGCGCTGGAGCGCGACCCGCGAGCCGGGGCGGCCTTCGGGGCGCTCGGCAGGACGGACCGGTACCGGGTCGTACTGCCGCTGCTCAAGGCCCGTACGCCGGACGTCCGGGCCGCGCGCCTCGCGGCAGCCGTGGCCGCACTGGCGGGAGGGTCCCCAAGTCCGGCGTCCTGA
- a CDS encoding GNAT family N-acetyltransferase — MTWLPPDFVHPLRVDVPGGYHLRPIRGADAAIDYPTVMGSRERLWGIFGEAWGWPAATITYEANLADLERHAAEADAHESFNYVLLNEDETVELGCVYIDPPEKAGADAEISWWVVDSAVGGAVEQALDALVPQWIADGWPFVKPRFIGRDLSWAEWLRLPDAAE; from the coding sequence ATGACCTGGCTCCCCCCTGACTTCGTCCATCCGCTGCGCGTCGACGTACCCGGTGGGTATCACCTGCGGCCGATTCGCGGGGCCGACGCCGCCATCGACTATCCGACCGTCATGGGCTCGCGCGAGCGGCTGTGGGGCATCTTCGGGGAGGCCTGGGGGTGGCCGGCCGCCACCATCACGTACGAGGCGAATCTCGCCGATCTGGAGCGGCACGCCGCCGAGGCGGACGCTCACGAGTCCTTCAACTACGTGCTGCTCAACGAGGACGAGACCGTCGAACTCGGGTGCGTGTACATCGATCCGCCCGAGAAGGCCGGTGCCGACGCCGAGATCTCCTGGTGGGTGGTGGACAGCGCCGTGGGAGGTGCGGTGGAGCAGGCCCTCGACGCTCTCGTACCGCAGTGGATCGCCGACGGCTGGCCCTTCGTGAAGCCTCGGTTCATCGGGCGGGACCTCTCCTGGGCGGAGTGGCTGCGGCTTCCCGACGCCGCCGAATGA
- a CDS encoding S1 family peptidase, whose protein sequence is MKKLITAFKRAAAAGAAALAIISLQPLTSAQAAPAPVVGGTRAAQGEFPFMVRLSMGCGGALYTQQIVLTAAHCVSGSGANTSITATAGVVDLQSTSGRVQVRSTRVLQAPGYNGTGKDWALIKLATPINLPTLKIATTTQYNTGDFTVAGWGAAREGGAQQRYMLKATVPFISDATCKAYGGSYSGLVASEEICAGFASGGVDTCQGDSGGPMFRKDNAGAFIQVGIVSWGDGCARANAPGVYSEVSTFASAIASAASTL, encoded by the coding sequence TTGAAGAAGCTCATCACCGCGTTCAAGAGAGCCGCTGCCGCCGGCGCCGCCGCGCTCGCGATCATCAGCCTGCAGCCCCTCACCTCCGCGCAGGCCGCTCCGGCGCCCGTCGTCGGCGGAACCCGTGCCGCGCAGGGCGAGTTCCCCTTCATGGTCCGGCTCTCCATGGGCTGCGGCGGCGCGCTGTACACGCAGCAGATCGTGCTCACCGCCGCGCACTGTGTGAGCGGCTCGGGAGCCAACACGAGCATCACGGCCACCGCCGGTGTCGTGGACCTCCAGTCCACCTCGGGCCGTGTCCAGGTCAGGTCCACCCGGGTCCTCCAGGCCCCCGGCTACAACGGCACCGGCAAGGACTGGGCGCTGATCAAGCTCGCCACTCCGATCAACCTGCCGACACTGAAGATCGCCACCACCACGCAGTACAACACCGGTGACTTCACCGTCGCCGGCTGGGGTGCGGCCCGCGAGGGCGGCGCTCAGCAGCGCTACATGCTCAAGGCCACGGTGCCGTTCATCAGCGACGCCACCTGTAAGGCGTACGGCGGCAGCTACAGCGGGCTCGTCGCGAGCGAAGAGATCTGCGCCGGCTTCGCCTCGGGCGGCGTCGACACCTGCCAGGGCGACTCCGGCGGCCCGATGTTCCGCAAGGACAACGCCGGTGCCTTCATCCAGGTCGGCATCGTCAGCTGGGGCGACGGCTGCGCCCGGGCCAATGCCCCCGGCGTCTACAGCGAGGTCTCGACCTTCGCCTCGGCCATCGCCTCGGCGGCGTCGACTCTCTGA